A genomic region of Dactylococcopsis salina PCC 8305 contains the following coding sequences:
- the psbA gene encoding photosystem II q(b) protein, which yields MTTTLQQQQSQNIWERFCQWVTSTNNRLYVGWFGVLMIPTLLTATTCFIIAFIAAPPVDIDGIREPVAGSLLYGNNIISGAVVPSSNAIGLHFYPIWEAASLDEWLYNGGPYQLIAFHFLIGIFCYLGREWELSYRLGMRPWICVAFSAPVAAATAVFLIYPIGQGSFSDGMPLGISGTFNFMFVFQAEHNILMHPFHMLGVAGVFGGALFSAMHGSLVTSSLVRETTENESQNNGYKFGQEEETYNIVAAHGYFGRLIFQYASFNNSRSLHFFLAAWPVIGIWFTALGISTMAFNLNGFNFNQSVIDSQGRVINTWADVLNRANLGFEVMHERNAHNFPLDLAAGESTPVAMQAPEING from the coding sequence ATGACAACCACTTTACAGCAACAACAAAGCCAGAATATCTGGGAACGCTTCTGCCAGTGGGTAACTAGCACCAACAACCGCCTTTATGTCGGCTGGTTCGGCGTGTTAATGATCCCTACCCTCTTAACCGCAACCACTTGCTTCATCATCGCGTTCATCGCAGCACCTCCCGTTGACATCGACGGTATCCGTGAACCCGTAGCTGGTTCTTTACTCTACGGAAACAACATCATCTCCGGTGCAGTTGTTCCTTCCTCCAACGCCATTGGACTTCACTTCTATCCCATCTGGGAAGCAGCATCCTTAGACGAATGGCTCTACAACGGTGGCCCTTACCAGTTAATCGCATTCCACTTCTTAATCGGAATCTTCTGCTACCTCGGACGTGAGTGGGAACTTTCCTACCGTCTCGGAATGCGCCCCTGGATTTGCGTCGCGTTCTCCGCACCAGTAGCGGCAGCAACTGCAGTGTTCTTAATCTATCCCATCGGACAAGGTTCTTTCTCTGATGGAATGCCATTAGGAATCAGTGGTACATTCAACTTCATGTTCGTCTTCCAAGCGGAACACAACATCTTAATGCACCCCTTCCATATGCTCGGAGTAGCAGGTGTATTCGGTGGAGCCTTATTCTCCGCCATGCACGGTTCTCTCGTAACATCCTCCTTAGTACGTGAGACAACTGAAAACGAAAGCCAAAACAACGGCTACAAATTCGGACAAGAAGAAGAAACCTACAACATCGTGGCAGCGCACGGCTACTTCGGTCGCTTAATCTTCCAATATGCGAGCTTCAACAACAGCCGTAGCTTACACTTCTTCTTAGCCGCTTGGCCCGTCATCGGAATCTGGTTCACCGCATTAGGAATCAGCACCATGGCGTTTAACCTCAACGGATTCAACTTCAACCAGTCCGTAATTGACAGCCAAGGTCGCGTCATCAACACTTGGGCGGACGTGTTAAACCGCGCTAACTTAGGATTCGAGGTAATGCACGAACGTAACGCGCACAACTTCCCCTTAGACTTAGCGGCTGGTGAATCCACCCCTGTAGCAATGCAAGCACCTGAAATCAACGGTTAA
- the ftsH2 gene encoding ATP-dependent zinc metalloprotease FtsH2: MKLPWRVILLWTLPILVVGFFLWQGTFSPNAGELTGNNAANTRLSYGRFLEYLESDRVQAVDLYDNGRTAIVQANDPQVSGNTQRYRVDLPENAPELITKMRESDVAIDSHDNGDNGAIWGFLGNLIFPVLLIGALFFLFRRSNNAGGGPGQAMNFGKSRARFQMEAKTGVLFDDVAGVEEAKEELQEVVTFLKQPERFTAVGAKIPKGALLIGPPGTGKTLMAKAIAGEAGVPFFSISGSEFVEMFVGVGASRVRDLFKKAKENAPCLIFIDEIDAVGRQRGAGIGGGNDEREQTLNQLLTEMDGFEGNTGIIIIAATNRPDVLDTALLRPGRFDRQISVDAPDVKGRVSILNVHARNKKLSPEVSLESIARRTPGFTGADLANLLNEAAILTARRRKDAITLAEIDDAVDRVVAGMEGTPLVDSKSKRLIAYHEVGHAIIGTLVKDHDPVQKVTLIPRGQAQGLTWFTPNEEQMLISRSQLKARITGALGGRAAEEEVFGDAEVTSGAGGDLQQLTAMARQMVTRFGMSDLGPMSLESQNSEVFLGGGLMNRSEYSEEIASRIDAQVREIVEQCHQNARQIIRDHRVAIDRLVDLLIEKETIDGDEFRQILSEYTDIPEKEQYVPQMQQ; encoded by the coding sequence ATGAAACTACCTTGGCGGGTAATTCTACTCTGGACACTACCAATTCTCGTGGTTGGGTTTTTCCTCTGGCAGGGAACATTTTCTCCGAATGCAGGAGAATTGACAGGGAATAATGCAGCAAATACACGATTGAGTTACGGTCGTTTTCTGGAATATTTAGAGTCCGATCGCGTGCAAGCAGTGGATTTATATGATAATGGTCGCACCGCGATCGTGCAAGCAAATGATCCACAAGTAAGCGGTAATACCCAACGTTATCGGGTTGATCTCCCTGAAAATGCACCAGAATTAATTACAAAAATGCGGGAATCCGATGTTGCGATCGACTCCCATGATAATGGGGATAATGGCGCAATTTGGGGCTTCTTAGGCAACCTAATTTTCCCAGTTTTACTCATCGGTGCGTTGTTCTTCCTCTTCCGTCGTTCCAATAATGCTGGTGGCGGCCCTGGACAAGCAATGAATTTTGGTAAATCTCGCGCTCGTTTCCAAATGGAAGCAAAAACTGGCGTTCTCTTTGATGATGTTGCTGGTGTGGAAGAAGCGAAAGAGGAACTCCAAGAAGTGGTAACGTTCCTGAAACAACCAGAACGCTTTACCGCAGTCGGTGCGAAAATCCCGAAAGGTGCATTATTAATCGGACCGCCTGGAACTGGGAAAACCCTGATGGCAAAAGCGATCGCAGGTGAAGCGGGTGTTCCGTTCTTCAGCATTTCTGGCTCAGAATTTGTGGAAATGTTTGTCGGTGTCGGTGCGTCTCGTGTTCGTGATTTATTCAAAAAAGCGAAAGAAAACGCTCCTTGTCTCATCTTTATTGATGAAATTGACGCAGTCGGTCGTCAACGGGGCGCTGGTATTGGCGGCGGTAACGATGAACGGGAACAAACCCTCAACCAGTTATTAACGGAAATGGACGGGTTTGAAGGCAATACAGGCATCATTATTATTGCGGCGACGAACCGCCCTGATGTGCTTGATACGGCTTTATTACGTCCAGGACGCTTCGATCGACAGATATCGGTAGATGCACCAGATGTTAAAGGACGAGTTTCGATCCTAAATGTTCACGCTCGGAACAAAAAATTGTCTCCTGAAGTCTCTTTAGAATCGATCGCGCGACGGACCCCTGGGTTTACTGGTGCGGATTTAGCTAACCTTCTCAATGAGGCGGCGATCTTAACCGCTCGTCGTCGGAAAGATGCCATTACCCTCGCAGAAATCGACGATGCGGTCGATCGAGTAGTTGCGGGAATGGAAGGAACGCCGTTAGTAGATAGTAAAAGTAAGCGTTTAATTGCCTACCACGAAGTCGGTCACGCGATTATTGGCACGTTAGTCAAAGATCATGATCCCGTGCAGAAAGTGACACTGATTCCTCGTGGACAAGCGCAGGGGTTAACTTGGTTTACACCCAATGAAGAACAAATGCTCATTTCTCGATCGCAACTGAAAGCTCGGATTACTGGTGCTTTAGGCGGTCGTGCTGCCGAAGAAGAAGTATTTGGAGATGCGGAAGTTACCTCTGGTGCTGGTGGTGATTTACAACAGTTAACCGCAATGGCACGTCAAATGGTGACTCGCTTCGGGATGTCTGATTTAGGTCCCATGTCTTTAGAAAGTCAAAACAGCGAGGTTTTCCTCGGTGGTGGCTTGATGAATCGATCGGAGTATTCCGAGGAAATTGCATCTCGAATTGATGCCCAAGTGCGGGAAATTGTCGAACAGTGTCACCAAAACGCACGTCAAATTATCCGTGATCACCGAGTCGCGATCGATCGTTTAGTAGATTTATTGATTGAGAAAGAAACCATTGATGGCGATGAATTCCGCCAGATTCTCTCTGAATACACTGATATTCCTGAGAAAGAGCAATATGTCCCTCAAATGCAACAATAA
- the petH gene encoding ferredoxin--NADP reductase, with protein MYGPVPSANTLKNTEYANRFFVYEVEGLRQNEATDQVESPIRKSGSVFITVPYNRMNQEMQRITRMGGKIKSIKPLNGNNHSDQAGTTAEQGKDKKAAMSETKAKAKAKSDVPVNIYKPKNPLIGKCVGNQELVKEGGIGRVRHLTFDVSDSDLWYLEGQSIGIIPPGENEKGKPHKLRLYSIASTRHGDQGDDNTVSLCVRELVYQHPETNETIYGVCSSYLCNLDEGADVTITGPVGKEMLLPEDPNATIIMMATGTGIAPYRAYLRRMFQEKHEDYKFNGFAWLIFGVPYQQNILYKEDLEKMQQEFPDNFRLTYALSREQKTADGKKMYIQNRVAEQVSEIWELLQKENTHTYICGLKGMEDGIDEALSAEAEKHGANWSDFQKSMKKAGRWHVETY; from the coding sequence ATGTACGGTCCGGTCCCGTCTGCAAACACACTCAAAAATACTGAATATGCCAATCGCTTCTTTGTGTATGAAGTGGAAGGCTTACGGCAAAATGAAGCCACTGACCAAGTGGAATCACCAATTCGTAAGAGTGGTAGCGTTTTCATCACGGTTCCTTATAACCGTATGAACCAAGAGATGCAACGGATTACTCGCATGGGCGGGAAAATTAAGAGCATCAAGCCTCTAAATGGCAACAATCACTCAGATCAGGCTGGGACAACTGCTGAACAAGGTAAGGATAAAAAAGCAGCTATGAGTGAAACAAAAGCTAAAGCAAAAGCTAAATCAGATGTTCCTGTGAACATTTATAAGCCCAAAAATCCTTTAATCGGTAAATGTGTCGGGAATCAGGAGTTAGTCAAAGAAGGGGGAATTGGTCGCGTCCGTCACCTCACCTTTGATGTTTCTGATAGTGATTTATGGTATCTCGAAGGGCAAAGCATCGGAATTATTCCTCCTGGGGAAAATGAAAAAGGAAAGCCCCACAAATTACGTTTATACTCCATTGCTTCCACTCGTCACGGCGATCAAGGTGATGATAACACCGTTTCTTTGTGTGTTCGCGAGTTAGTTTATCAACATCCTGAAACCAATGAAACAATTTATGGGGTTTGTTCTAGTTACCTGTGTAACCTTGATGAAGGCGCAGACGTAACCATTACCGGTCCGGTGGGAAAAGAGATGCTTTTACCCGAAGACCCCAACGCCACAATTATTATGATGGCAACGGGAACGGGAATTGCGCCTTACCGTGCTTATCTCCGTCGGATGTTCCAAGAGAAGCATGAAGACTACAAGTTTAATGGGTTTGCTTGGTTAATCTTTGGTGTTCCTTATCAGCAAAATATCCTGTATAAGGAAGATTTAGAGAAAATGCAGCAAGAGTTCCCTGATAACTTCCGTTTGACTTACGCCCTCAGTCGGGAACAAAAAACCGCCGATGGTAAGAAGATGTACATCCAAAACCGTGTGGCGGAACAAGTTTCTGAAATTTGGGAATTGCTGCAAAAAGAAAATACTCACACCTATATTTGTGGTTTGAAAGGTATGGAAGACGGGATTGATGAAGCACTTTCTGCAGAAGCGGAAAAACACGGCGCGAACTGGTCTGACTTCCAGAAAAGTATGAAAAAAGCGGGACGTTGGCACGTTGAAACCTATTAA
- a CDS encoding thioredoxin family protein, with amino-acid sequence MTETAYIQSEAELDELIANPTLLVVDCTATWCGPCKLVAPLIDQLNEAYSDRAQIRKLDLDDHKPVAKRFEVRSIPAVMFFKGGEQVETLVGAKTYDEYSTTLEKYL; translated from the coding sequence ATGACAGAAACAGCTTATATTCAAAGCGAAGCCGAGTTAGACGAACTAATTGCCAACCCCACCCTGTTAGTCGTGGATTGTACAGCGACATGGTGTGGTCCCTGTAAACTGGTCGCCCCTTTAATTGATCAGTTAAATGAAGCATACAGCGATCGCGCTCAAATTCGGAAATTAGACCTCGATGATCATAAACCAGTGGCGAAACGGTTTGAGGTGAGAAGCATTCCCGCAGTGATGTTTTTCAAGGGGGGAGAACAAGTGGAAACCCTTGTCGGTGCTAAAACCTACGATGAATACAGCACCACCCTAGAGAAATATCTCTAG
- the pflB gene encoding formate C-acetyltransferase, protein MLTQTATFIPGKWVENIDVRDFIQKNYTPYTGDDSFLVEPTENTKKLWDQVQLLMAKERENGILDTDTKVPAGITAHAPGYIDQTLEKIVGLQTDKPLKRAIMPYGGIRVVKKSLESYGYELDPQTEEIFTKYRKTHNDGVFSAYTKSMRLARRSGVITGLPDAYGRGRIIGDYRRVALYGINHLVEEKKLQLESLENEMMSEEIIRLREEISEQITALQDLEKMGASYGFDLSQPAKNAKEAIQWTYFGYLGAVKEQNGAAMSLGRVSTFLDIYIEKDLQAGLITETEAQEMVDHFVMKLRMVRFLRTPEYNQLFSGDPTWVTECLGGMGVDGRPLVTRTNFRFLHTLYNLGPAPEPNLTVLWSESLPVNFKRYCAKVSIDTSSIQYENDDLMRGEYGDDYGIACCVSAMRIGKQMQFFGARVNLAKALLYAINGGVDEKSGDQVAPPSTPIKSDYLDYDEVMEKFEGLMGWLSKLYVNALNIIHYMHDKYAYERLQMALHSRDVYRTMACGMAGLSVVADSLAAIKYAKVKVLRDENGLAVDYQIEGDYPKFGNNDDRADSIAVNLVTDLMNHIRQHQTYRQATPTQSILTITSNVVYGKKTGNTPDGREAGKPFAPGANPMHGRDTKGAIAALSSVAKLPYDNAKDGISYTFSIIPQALGKGDDNRISNLTGMLDGYFHDTGHHVNINVLNRETLLDAMDHPEKYPQLTIRVSGYAVNFVKLTREQQEDVISRTFHGQV, encoded by the coding sequence ATGTTAACCCAAACCGCAACCTTTATTCCAGGAAAATGGGTCGAAAATATTGATGTCCGCGATTTTATTCAAAAAAATTACACCCCCTACACAGGAGACGATTCCTTCTTAGTTGAACCCACAGAAAATACGAAAAAACTATGGGATCAAGTGCAACTTTTAATGGCAAAAGAACGGGAAAACGGGATTTTAGATACAGATACTAAAGTTCCTGCTGGAATTACGGCTCACGCCCCAGGTTATATTGATCAAACCTTAGAAAAAATTGTGGGCTTACAAACCGATAAACCGTTAAAACGCGCTATTATGCCTTATGGCGGGATTCGTGTTGTGAAGAAATCCCTAGAATCTTATGGTTACGAACTTGATCCGCAAACGGAAGAAATTTTTACCAAGTATCGTAAAACTCATAACGATGGCGTATTTTCTGCTTATACAAAATCAATGCGTTTAGCGCGGCGTTCAGGTGTAATTACAGGTTTACCCGATGCTTATGGTCGCGGTCGCATTATTGGTGATTATCGTCGGGTTGCATTATATGGAATTAACCATTTAGTTGAGGAGAAAAAACTCCAATTAGAGTCCCTAGAAAACGAAATGATGAGTGAAGAAATCATTCGTTTACGGGAAGAAATTTCTGAGCAAATAACCGCCCTCCAAGACTTAGAAAAAATGGGCGCGAGTTATGGTTTTGATCTGTCTCAACCCGCGAAAAATGCAAAAGAAGCCATTCAATGGACTTACTTCGGTTATTTAGGCGCGGTGAAAGAACAAAATGGCGCAGCCATGTCATTAGGACGAGTTTCAACTTTTCTTGATATTTATATCGAAAAAGATTTACAAGCGGGATTAATTACCGAAACCGAAGCCCAAGAAATGGTCGATCATTTCGTGATGAAACTGCGGATGGTGCGTTTCTTGCGGACTCCAGAATATAATCAACTCTTCTCTGGTGATCCCACATGGGTAACAGAATGTTTAGGGGGAATGGGTGTCGATGGTCGTCCTTTGGTGACGCGGACAAACTTCCGTTTTCTTCATACCCTTTATAACTTGGGGCCAGCGCCTGAACCGAATTTAACGGTTTTATGGTCGGAAAGTCTTCCTGTTAACTTTAAACGCTACTGTGCCAAAGTTTCCATTGATACCAGTTCCATCCAGTATGAAAATGATGACTTAATGCGCGGTGAATATGGGGATGATTATGGAATTGCTTGCTGTGTTTCAGCGATGCGAATCGGAAAACAAATGCAGTTTTTCGGCGCACGGGTGAACTTAGCTAAAGCCCTCTTGTATGCGATTAACGGCGGTGTGGATGAAAAATCAGGGGATCAGGTTGCGCCTCCTAGCACTCCCATTAAGTCGGATTATCTCGATTATGATGAGGTGATGGAAAAATTTGAGGGGTTGATGGGCTGGTTGTCGAAACTGTATGTTAACGCCTTGAATATTATCCACTATATGCACGATAAATATGCTTATGAACGCTTACAGATGGCGTTGCACTCGCGCGATGTTTATCGGACAATGGCTTGTGGAATGGCAGGTTTATCGGTGGTTGCGGATTCTCTGGCGGCGATTAAGTATGCCAAAGTGAAGGTGCTACGGGATGAAAATGGTTTAGCGGTGGATTATCAAATTGAGGGGGATTATCCCAAGTTTGGCAACAATGACGATCGCGCTGACAGTATTGCGGTTAATTTGGTGACAGATTTAATGAATCATATCCGTCAACATCAAACTTATCGCCAAGCAACACCCACTCAGTCCATTCTCACGATTACCTCGAATGTGGTTTATGGGAAGAAAACAGGGAATACACCTGATGGACGGGAAGCGGGAAAACCCTTCGCACCAGGGGCGAATCCCATGCACGGACGAGACACCAAAGGCGCGATCGCGGCGTTATCTTCAGTGGCAAAATTACCCTATGATAATGCGAAAGATGGCATTTCCTACACTTTCTCGATCATTCCCCAAGCGTTAGGAAAAGGAGACGACAACCGCATCAGTAACCTGACAGGAATGTTAGACGGTTATTTCCACGACACTGGACACCACGTTAACATCAACGTCCTGAACCGAGAAACCTTATTAGATGCGATGGATCATCCCGAAAAATATCCACAGTTAACGATTCGGGTTTCAGGATACGCGGTTAACTTTGTTAAACTCACCCGTGAACAACAAGAGGATGTTATTTCTCGCACTTTCCACGGACAAGTTTAG
- the pflA gene encoding pyruvate formate-lyase-activating protein, whose product MLTNTPTETKGRIHSIESCGTVDGPGIRFVIFTQGCPLRCLYCHNPDCRHIEDGKEATIEELITEIQKYRSYMRFSGGGVTVTGGEPLMQPEFVTEIFKQCQALGIHTALDTSGYVPIAAAKPVLDYTDLVLLDIKSYKPDIYRTVTSVSVEPTLNFARYLSEIKQPTWVRFVLVPNLTDSVENIKELAAFVASLQNVEKLEVLPFHQMGTYKWEKLGYDYQLKETKPPSPDLIASTINIFQSYGIKVSY is encoded by the coding sequence ATGTTAACCAACACACCAACAGAAACCAAAGGACGCATTCACTCGATCGAAAGCTGTGGAACAGTTGATGGACCTGGGATTCGGTTTGTCATTTTTACTCAAGGTTGTCCGCTACGTTGTCTTTACTGTCATAACCCAGACTGTCGCCATATTGAAGACGGAAAAGAAGCCACGATCGAGGAACTGATCACAGAAATCCAAAAGTATCGATCGTATATGCGCTTTTCGGGAGGTGGAGTAACGGTCACTGGAGGAGAACCCTTAATGCAACCAGAATTTGTGACAGAAATCTTCAAACAGTGTCAAGCATTAGGGATTCATACCGCATTAGACACCTCTGGTTATGTTCCCATCGCAGCAGCGAAACCCGTTCTCGATTACACCGATTTAGTGTTACTGGACATTAAATCTTACAAACCCGACATTTATCGCACTGTCACCAGTGTTTCTGTTGAACCGACTCTCAATTTTGCTCGTTATCTCAGTGAGATTAAGCAACCAACTTGGGTTCGCTTCGTGTTAGTTCCTAATTTAACGGATTCTGTTGAAAACATTAAAGAATTAGCAGCATTTGTGGCAAGTTTGCAAAATGTAGAAAAGTTAGAAGTTTTACCCTTTCATCAAATGGGTACATATAAATGGGAAAAACTCGGTTATGACTATCAACTTAAAGAGACGAAACCCCCTTCTCCAGACTTAATTGCAAGTACAATTAACATCTTTCAAAGTTATGGAATTAAAGTGAGTTATTAG
- the adhE gene encoding bifunctional acetaldehyde-CoA/alcohol dehydrogenase translates to MTVTNLQELETLISNVKAAQAKYATFPQEKVDAIFKKAALAANMNRIPLAKMAVEETGMGVQEDKVIKNHFASEIIYNKYKHEVTCGVIESDPHYGIQKLAEPLGVLAGIVPTTNPTSTAIFKALIALKTRNAIIFSPHPRAKECTIEAAKIVRDAAIEAGAPADIIGWIDEPTIELSQTLMKHPSINLILATGGPGMVKAAYSSGKPSLGVGAGNTPAVIDETANIPMAVSSILISKTFDNGMICASEQSVIVADEVYEKVKQEFIDRGAYFLTPEETEKIREILIIEGRINPKIVGQSVQKIAEIAGMEVGENTKVLIGEVEDISLEEAFAHEKLSPVLAMYHGQNFEEATTKAQQLISLGGRGHTSVLYTAQKNHARILHFESKLTTGRVLINTPSSQGAIGDLYNFKLDPSLTLGCGTWGGNSVSENVAPHHLLNIKTVSERRENMLWFRVPPKIYFKFGCLPVALQELKGKKRAFIVTDKPLFDMGVLKEVTDVLDEIGLEHQVFYDVKPDPKLGEINKGVEAMNSFQPDVIISFGGGSPMDAAKIMWLMYEHPEVEFEGVATRFMDIRKRVYDLPPLGEKAMMIAVPTTSGTGSEVTPFAVVTDEKTGIKYPLADYALTPNMAIVDPELVMHLPKRLTAYGGIDALTHALEAYVSVVATEFTQGLALEAVELLFKYLPNAYKYGANDPVAREKVHYAATIAGMAFANSFLGICHSMAHKLGATFHVPHGLANALMISHVIRYNTTDAPFKQAIFPQYEYPHAKERYARLADYLKLGGETLDEKVENLVSAIERLKQELDVPLTIKETLHGDDREFYEQLENLAEQAFDDQCTVANPRYPLIKDLKELYVLAYQGCRVDSMMYHPETEPTADYVV, encoded by the coding sequence ATGACTGTCACCAATCTTCAAGAACTAGAAACTCTCATTTCCAATGTCAAAGCAGCCCAAGCCAAATACGCGACATTTCCTCAAGAAAAAGTCGATGCCATCTTTAAAAAAGCGGCTTTAGCGGCTAACATGAATCGGATTCCGTTAGCAAAAATGGCAGTAGAAGAAACGGGAATGGGTGTTCAAGAAGATAAGGTGATTAAAAATCACTTTGCTTCTGAGATTATTTATAACAAATATAAACATGAAGTTACTTGTGGAGTGATTGAATCTGATCCTCATTATGGGATTCAAAAATTAGCGGAACCACTGGGCGTTTTAGCTGGAATTGTTCCGACGACTAATCCCACATCAACCGCGATTTTTAAGGCGCTGATTGCACTAAAAACACGCAATGCAATTATTTTTTCTCCTCATCCTCGCGCTAAAGAATGCACGATCGAAGCGGCTAAAATTGTTCGTGATGCGGCGATCGAAGCTGGCGCACCTGCTGACATTATTGGTTGGATTGATGAACCAACGATCGAGCTTTCTCAAACCTTAATGAAGCATCCTAGCATTAATTTAATTCTCGCCACTGGCGGACCAGGAATGGTGAAAGCGGCTTATTCCTCTGGAAAACCCTCGTTGGGAGTGGGTGCGGGAAATACCCCCGCCGTCATTGATGAAACTGCAAACATTCCGATGGCAGTAAGTTCTATTTTAATCAGTAAAACCTTTGATAATGGGATGATTTGTGCTTCAGAACAATCGGTAATTGTTGCGGATGAAGTTTATGAAAAAGTCAAACAAGAGTTTATCGATCGCGGCGCGTATTTCCTCACACCAGAAGAAACCGAAAAAATCCGAGAAATTTTAATTATCGAAGGACGAATTAACCCCAAAATTGTTGGTCAATCGGTGCAAAAAATAGCCGAAATTGCAGGAATGGAAGTGGGAGAAAATACCAAAGTTTTAATTGGGGAAGTGGAAGACATCAGCCTTGAGGAAGCCTTCGCCCATGAAAAACTTTCTCCCGTTTTAGCGATGTATCACGGTCAAAACTTTGAGGAAGCGACAACTAAAGCACAACAATTAATCAGTTTAGGAGGGCGTGGACATACTTCGGTTCTTTATACTGCACAAAAAAATCACGCTCGCATTTTACATTTTGAAAGTAAACTGACCACAGGACGAGTATTAATTAATACCCCTTCATCTCAAGGCGCGATCGGAGATTTGTATAACTTTAAATTAGACCCCTCTCTCACTTTAGGCTGTGGAACTTGGGGCGGTAATTCCGTCAGTGAAAACGTCGCCCCTCATCACTTATTAAACATTAAAACCGTCTCGGAACGACGGGAAAATATGTTATGGTTTCGAGTGCCACCAAAAATCTATTTCAAATTTGGTTGTTTACCAGTGGCGTTGCAAGAATTGAAAGGAAAAAAACGCGCCTTTATTGTTACGGATAAACCCTTATTTGATATGGGGGTATTAAAAGAAGTCACCGACGTTTTAGATGAAATTGGTTTAGAACATCAGGTATTTTATGATGTCAAACCCGATCCGAAATTAGGGGAAATTAACAAAGGTGTGGAAGCAATGAACAGTTTTCAACCTGATGTCATTATTTCCTTCGGTGGCGGTTCGCCAATGGATGCGGCAAAAATCATGTGGTTGATGTATGAACATCCCGAAGTTGAGTTTGAGGGAGTCGCGACTCGCTTTATGGATATTCGGAAACGGGTTTATGATTTACCGCCTTTAGGGGAAAAAGCCATGATGATCGCCGTTCCCACCACATCTGGAACTGGTTCAGAAGTTACCCCCTTTGCTGTGGTAACGGATGAGAAAACAGGGATTAAGTATCCTCTTGCCGATTATGCCCTTACACCGAATATGGCGATCGTTGACCCAGAATTAGTGATGCACCTCCCAAAACGGTTGACAGCTTACGGGGGAATTGATGCGTTAACTCATGCGTTGGAGGCTTATGTTTCTGTCGTCGCCACCGAGTTTACTCAAGGGTTAGCCTTAGAAGCAGTGGAATTATTGTTTAAGTATCTTCCTAATGCTTATAAATACGGCGCAAATGACCCTGTGGCGCGAGAAAAAGTCCATTATGCGGCGACGATCGCTGGTATGGCGTTCGCTAACTCATTTTTAGGGATTTGTCACTCGATGGCGCACAAACTCGGCGCGACATTCCACGTGCCACACGGGTTAGCCAATGCGTTGATGATTTCCCATGTGATTCGTTATAACACGACGGATGCTCCCTTTAAACAAGCGATTTTCCCTCAGTATGAATATCCTCACGCCAAGGAACGCTATGCGCGATTAGCGGATTACTTAAAATTGGGAGGAGAGACGCTTGATGAGAAAGTGGAAAACTTGGTCAGCGCGATCGAGCGCTTAAAACAAGAGTTAGATGTTCCGCTTACCATTAAAGAAACCTTACACGGGGACGATCGCGAGTTCTATGAACAACTGGAAAACCTCGCCGAACAAGCCTTTGATGATCAATGTACTGTCGCCAATCCCCGTTATCCCTTGATTAAAGACTTGAAAGAGCTATATGTTTTAGCTTATCAAGGTTGCCGTGTGGATAGCATGATGTATCATCCCGAAACCGAACCAACGGCGGACTATGTGGTGTAA
- a CDS encoding nucleotidyltransferase family protein yields the protein MEKEKVLQILETHQNRLDEFAVKTLFLFGSVARGEATPESDVDFLVEFKRPVGLFTLLGLQRYLEDLLNCSVDVGTLKSLRPHLRETVLKEAVRVF from the coding sequence ATGGAGAAGGAAAAAGTCTTACAAATATTAGAGACTCATCAAAATCGCCTTGATGAATTTGCCGTGAAAACGCTTTTTTTATTTGGATCAGTTGCCAGAGGAGAAGCAACGCCAGAGAGTGATGTGGACTTTTTAGTTGAGTTTAAACGTCCAGTGGGTTTATTTACTTTGTTAGGTTTGCAGCGCTATTTAGAAGATTTATTGAACTGTTCGGTAGATGTGGGAACATTAAAGTCCCTGCGTCCTCATTTGCGGGAAACTGTATTAAAGGAGGCAGTTCGTGTCTTCTAG
- a CDS encoding HepT-like ribonuclease domain-containing protein: MSSREFKRRVQDILSEISFIEQSIEGLSFEIFIEDEQALRAILYSLAVIGEAVGSVSYLSRKVALPTRLQNRT; the protein is encoded by the coding sequence GTGTCTTCTAGAGAATTTAAGCGACGGGTACAGGATATATTGTCAGAAATTTCATTTATAGAACAAAGCATCGAAGGCTTAAGTTTTGAAATATTTATTGAAGATGAACAAGCGCTAAGAGCCATTCTATACAGTTTAGCGGTGATTGGTGAAGCGGTAGGAAGTGTGAGTTACCTAAGCCGGAAGGTCGCCCTCCCGACTCGGCTTCAAAACCGTACGTGA